Proteins co-encoded in one Symmachiella macrocystis genomic window:
- a CDS encoding outer membrane protein assembly factor BamB family protein — translation MTTARTLAILTISAISLTVCAADAIAQAPTGRLQESVFLDTDSSATKKLSALEEYLLAEQWSEAVQLANQILEQHGEKLIAAGTGRYIGLRTRCHALLATMNADGLKTLRQRLDPQARQWLEEGRTNHEEAPLLKIVKLAFLSSHGDDALATLGEMAFERGAYGDARGYWEMTLPIEPPRPARDPLTVLTYPDTDLDLAEMRARLVMCSLFQRDLPRFEQELAAFTLRHSDAEGTLAGRTGQLSEILKTLAEEAQHWTDSTTDSDVSTFAGNASRNAVLPQAIDDIGAVQWTHPLPPAAHAEKSRRGGLAKPVYLSYFPVIVGDTLFVNDATTVSAYDLLTGKPAWSGPNSHDAVIYRALRPFGNQRDKKNARMGIPRYTMTVHDGRLYARMGSPVTSRSDENQLIRSESHLVCLNIATGQGKAIWTIEAGEISPDLGNWEFEGSPIVTDGKLYVALRKSLPQPQANVACFDAENGRLLWNRKVCAFLAPDGDNLEEVSHQLLTLGDGTLFYSTNQGAIAAIDAHDGSLNWVVTYERNTQQPWMSKLKNGLVPCLYHQGTVVAAPADLKNIAAQGAGPGQFWRKPATGTIMGIDAKTGVRKWTKELTGGVRHLLGVRQNRLIVSGDFLWGIDLDTGRMVWKKGQRDAESYGYGRGLLAGDFVMWPKRESIWVLNALTGAPHAEIAIGQWRTDSGPKLTGGNLLIADNMLVIAQEQALVAYALWGRMKKKLREEISAAPDDPFPHLRLARAEHASGDWDSAIKEYRQAVRLAAPRDQFQNRPLNTFATEKLAELLILTAQRAAKEGDGETTTQNYHDALQLSTAPEVRLEIARGLAAAYAELEKPREAVAAWQEILDASQLSELYIDATPGHRRRAGDLADAEIDNLLALHGDAVYESIEARATTDTEALPVDSSSNRLRAVLMRYPHARVAARRWLDIAEEHSQLHAYDRAIEAYEHLLDHRDDEIRLSALWGMARALEQSENWREAQQSWLELAAQFPESMIPDSEPPMRFAAYVRSHLERPDFAHQTQIDAPPEAILPLRRSWRRSLGSHRRLLIPVGMPPSLEMQSVIIAADRLNCFNMIDGSLRWQAAIADEIEWAGYAGTRLLLSGPRGLEGVSLRTGQRLWRMENESLANSSHQLTNDVGRKPRLLFDGHRPLVCLLAHDEIVCVRANDGKVTWRFRPPQGTINPHWFLHRDRCVVQTTDPLRVFVLNAADGTPLADSVSPNEPWSADPRSFENDYLALAVNSAAETTFTRYGLNGAIRWQYPQAISRTNAAPDFLTNGRDVTLVVDGDTLIGVGADDGSKRWSVGLGLKILPHARNRMAIDGDSIYVASEGILRSFRIDDGDLRWEQFLGGDNVSWKIACCGRYLLASPRFHNQAGDFPVLFCDPATGALVQKLHFSGQGKIDVHIAAGVTLVSSADYVYALTRM, via the coding sequence TGGAGGAAGGCCGCACCAATCATGAGGAAGCGCCGCTGCTGAAGATCGTCAAGCTGGCATTCTTAAGCAGTCATGGAGATGACGCTTTAGCGACGTTGGGAGAAATGGCATTCGAACGCGGGGCCTATGGGGATGCGCGCGGTTATTGGGAAATGACTTTACCGATCGAACCGCCGCGGCCGGCGCGAGATCCGCTAACCGTCCTGACCTATCCCGATACGGACCTCGACCTTGCAGAAATGCGTGCCCGCCTGGTGATGTGCAGTCTGTTTCAACGGGACTTGCCCCGCTTCGAACAAGAACTAGCGGCGTTCACCTTGCGGCACAGCGACGCTGAAGGAACATTGGCGGGACGAACGGGACAGCTGAGCGAAATATTGAAGACCTTGGCCGAGGAGGCACAGCATTGGACTGACTCCACGACCGATTCCGACGTCTCAACGTTTGCTGGAAACGCGAGTCGCAATGCAGTGCTTCCGCAAGCCATTGACGACATCGGCGCCGTGCAGTGGACGCACCCCTTGCCGCCGGCGGCCCATGCAGAAAAGTCGCGCCGCGGCGGCTTGGCGAAACCGGTTTATTTGAGTTATTTCCCGGTCATCGTCGGCGATACGCTGTTTGTCAACGACGCAACTACGGTTTCCGCCTATGACTTGCTCACCGGGAAACCGGCATGGTCAGGACCGAATAGTCACGATGCAGTTATCTATCGGGCCTTGCGGCCATTTGGCAATCAACGAGACAAGAAGAACGCGCGAATGGGAATTCCGCGATACACCATGACCGTCCATGATGGTCGGCTCTACGCACGGATGGGCTCCCCGGTCACAAGCCGATCCGACGAGAATCAACTCATCCGTTCGGAAAGCCATCTTGTCTGTCTGAACATCGCCACGGGGCAAGGCAAAGCGATATGGACGATCGAGGCGGGCGAGATTTCTCCGGATCTTGGGAACTGGGAATTCGAAGGCTCGCCGATTGTGACGGATGGAAAACTTTATGTCGCCTTAAGGAAAAGTTTACCGCAACCGCAAGCGAATGTCGCCTGCTTTGATGCGGAGAACGGAAGGCTGCTGTGGAATCGTAAGGTGTGCGCGTTTTTGGCGCCGGATGGGGATAACCTGGAGGAGGTTAGCCATCAACTCTTAACGTTGGGTGATGGAACACTGTTCTACTCCACGAATCAGGGCGCCATCGCCGCGATTGATGCACACGACGGCTCATTAAATTGGGTCGTCACTTACGAGCGAAACACGCAACAGCCCTGGATGTCAAAATTAAAAAACGGCCTGGTGCCCTGCCTCTACCATCAAGGAACCGTTGTGGCAGCACCGGCGGACTTGAAGAACATCGCCGCCCAAGGTGCCGGTCCCGGTCAATTTTGGAGGAAGCCCGCAACGGGGACGATCATGGGCATCGATGCTAAGACCGGTGTTCGCAAATGGACCAAAGAGCTAACCGGCGGCGTGCGACATCTGCTGGGTGTTCGTCAAAACCGGCTGATTGTTTCGGGCGACTTTCTTTGGGGCATTGACCTCGACACGGGACGAATGGTCTGGAAGAAAGGACAAAGAGATGCAGAGTCGTACGGCTACGGGAGGGGCTTGCTGGCCGGGGATTTTGTGATGTGGCCGAAGCGAGAATCGATCTGGGTTTTGAATGCTCTCACGGGAGCACCACATGCGGAAATCGCCATCGGACAATGGCGCACCGACTCCGGCCCAAAATTGACCGGGGGAAATCTGTTGATTGCCGACAACATGTTGGTCATCGCCCAGGAGCAGGCGCTGGTCGCCTATGCACTCTGGGGACGCATGAAGAAAAAACTCCGCGAGGAAATCTCCGCGGCGCCCGACGACCCGTTTCCCCATCTGCGCCTGGCGCGTGCCGAACATGCCTCGGGGGATTGGGACTCGGCCATCAAAGAGTACCGCCAAGCCGTTCGCCTGGCAGCGCCGCGGGACCAGTTTCAAAATCGTCCGCTCAACACGTTTGCCACCGAGAAACTGGCCGAATTGTTGATCCTGACAGCGCAGCGGGCGGCCAAGGAGGGCGATGGCGAGACGACAACTCAAAATTATCACGATGCGCTGCAGTTGTCGACGGCTCCCGAAGTCCGATTGGAAATCGCACGCGGCCTAGCTGCCGCTTATGCCGAGTTGGAGAAGCCACGTGAGGCAGTCGCAGCGTGGCAGGAGATCTTAGATGCTTCCCAACTTTCAGAACTTTACATCGATGCGACACCGGGCCACCGGCGCCGCGCCGGCGATCTTGCCGATGCTGAAATCGATAACCTGCTCGCCCTGCACGGCGATGCCGTCTATGAATCCATCGAAGCTCGCGCCACGACTGACACGGAAGCACTGCCTGTTGACAGCTCTTCGAATAGACTTCGCGCAGTCTTAATGCGCTATCCACATGCGCGCGTTGCGGCGCGTCGTTGGCTCGATATTGCAGAGGAACACAGCCAGCTGCATGCCTACGACCGCGCCATCGAGGCCTATGAACATTTGCTGGATCACCGCGACGATGAGATCCGTTTGTCGGCGCTGTGGGGCATGGCTCGTGCACTAGAACAATCCGAGAATTGGCGAGAAGCGCAGCAGTCTTGGTTGGAATTGGCGGCGCAATTCCCGGAATCAATGATTCCTGATAGTGAACCGCCGATGAGGTTTGCTGCGTATGTGCGGTCCCATTTAGAGCGGCCGGATTTTGCGCATCAGACGCAAATCGATGCCCCCCCCGAGGCCATTTTACCCCTGCGACGCAGTTGGAGACGCTCACTGGGTAGTCACCGGCGACTGCTGATTCCGGTCGGCATGCCGCCGTCACTAGAAATGCAATCGGTGATCATCGCCGCTGACCGCCTCAACTGTTTCAACATGATCGACGGCAGCCTGCGTTGGCAGGCTGCGATAGCGGACGAAATCGAGTGGGCCGGATACGCGGGGACGCGGTTGCTGTTGTCCGGACCGCGCGGCTTAGAAGGGGTGTCACTGCGTACTGGCCAACGGTTGTGGCGGATGGAGAATGAATCGCTGGCAAATTCCTCCCACCAACTCACCAACGACGTGGGTAGGAAACCCCGGCTGCTTTTTGACGGACATCGTCCGCTGGTCTGCTTGCTCGCGCATGACGAAATCGTCTGCGTACGGGCTAACGATGGGAAAGTCACGTGGCGGTTTCGCCCACCCCAAGGAACCATCAATCCCCATTGGTTTCTACACCGCGACCGTTGTGTCGTGCAGACAACAGATCCACTGCGCGTCTTTGTTTTAAACGCCGCCGACGGTACGCCATTGGCTGATTCCGTTAGCCCCAACGAGCCATGGTCGGCCGATCCACGCAGTTTCGAGAATGATTATTTGGCTTTGGCGGTCAACTCCGCAGCAGAGACCACCTTCACGCGTTACGGGCTAAACGGCGCGATCCGCTGGCAATACCCGCAAGCCATTTCCCGCACCAACGCCGCTCCTGATTTTCTCACTAACGGTCGCGACGTCACCCTCGTCGTCGATGGCGACACATTGATCGGCGTTGGCGCGGACGACGGAAGTAAGCGATGGAGTGTTGGGCTGGGACTGAAGATCCTGCCCCACGCCCGCAACCGCATGGCCATCGACGGAGATTCGATCTATGTGGCGAGCGAGGGTATCCTGCGTAGTTTCCGGATCGATGACGGCGACCTTCGCTGGGAACAGTTTTTGGGGGGCGACAACGTGTCCTGGAAGATCGCATGTTGCGGACGTTATCTACTAGCGTCGCCACGCTTCCACAATCAAGCTGGTGATTTTCCGGTGTTGTTTTGCGATCCGGCGACCGGTGCGTTGGTCCAGAAACTACATTTTAGCGGGCAGGGAAAAATCGACGTGCACATCGCTGCCGGTGTGACGCTGGTTAGCTCGGCCGATTACGTCTATGCCTTAACGCGGATGTGA
- a CDS encoding DUF1501 domain-containing protein — translation MTQNHMGQDSGVSRRDFLRTSSAGLGAAGMGLAATPSLANTNSTRAAQSERRVILLFLNGGPSHLDTWDPKPEARSEIRGPFSAISTNVPGIQLSEHFPLMAARANQYALLRGVYHEESPIHETGHQLINTGFLFRGGIERPSVGSVVRQLRGSRDDSGYVVLGGRLGNTGVNVSHGQDAGGLGRQRDPDYLTASSVLSAEPTPAADCYGHTSFGQNCRAAARLVEVGVDFVTVNMFDTVFGQVSWDCHANGGDLSTTLEDYSRTVCPMFDRAYTALLDDLSERGLLESTLVLAVGEFGRTPQINARGGRDHWPGVWTAIAAGGAVQGGRVIGASDRQGTEPKDRPVHASELAATIYQHLGIDAAAKLNCGRHESLAIAQADPIAELMA, via the coding sequence ATGACGCAAAACCACATGGGGCAGGACAGTGGAGTTTCCCGACGGGATTTTTTGCGAACCAGCAGCGCCGGTCTGGGGGCAGCTGGCATGGGGTTGGCCGCAACACCCTCCCTAGCCAACACGAACAGCACGCGCGCCGCACAAAGTGAGCGCCGCGTGATTCTGTTGTTCCTCAACGGCGGACCGAGTCATCTGGATACGTGGGATCCCAAACCGGAGGCACGATCGGAGATTCGCGGACCGTTTTCAGCGATCTCGACTAATGTTCCCGGCATTCAACTCAGTGAACATTTTCCATTGATGGCGGCGCGAGCCAATCAATATGCGTTGTTGCGCGGCGTCTATCACGAGGAATCGCCGATCCACGAAACCGGTCATCAATTGATCAATACCGGCTTCCTGTTTCGCGGCGGTATCGAGCGGCCCAGCGTCGGGTCGGTCGTACGGCAGCTGCGCGGTAGCCGTGACGACAGCGGCTACGTCGTCTTGGGAGGTCGCTTGGGAAACACCGGCGTGAATGTTTCTCATGGGCAGGACGCGGGGGGATTGGGGCGGCAACGTGATCCGGATTACCTCACCGCTAGCTCCGTATTATCGGCTGAGCCGACCCCCGCTGCGGACTGTTACGGTCACACGTCCTTTGGACAAAATTGTCGAGCGGCGGCGCGGTTGGTCGAAGTGGGGGTTGATTTTGTGACGGTCAATATGTTCGATACGGTGTTCGGTCAAGTGAGTTGGGATTGTCATGCCAACGGCGGCGACTTATCCACAACGCTTGAAGATTATTCCCGGACGGTTTGCCCGATGTTCGACCGCGCTTATACGGCGCTGCTGGACGATTTGAGTGAACGAGGTTTGTTGGAGTCGACACTCGTTTTGGCCGTTGGTGAATTTGGACGGACGCCGCAGATCAACGCGCGAGGCGGACGCGATCACTGGCCCGGCGTTTGGACGGCGATTGCCGCCGGCGGCGCTGTTCAGGGTGGCCGTGTGATCGGAGCCAGCGACCGGCAAGGGACCGAACCCAAAGACCGCCCGGTGCATGCCTCTGAATTGGCCGCGACGATTTATCAGCATTTGGGAATCGATGCTGCCGCCAAACTCAACTGCGGTCGTCACGAATCACTCGCCATCGCCCAAGCGGACCCGATTGCCGAATTGATGGCTTGA
- a CDS encoding EF-hand domain-containing protein has product MMKVTLFSWFAVLGLSLGLSPLVATADDAADGPKPANLFEKLDKNSDGQIDADEVGEARAKFFARLVRVGDEDKDGKLSKDEFVKATKPEPKPTATAEGPGKGKGKNKKKGGRDPKKLFGRLDKNGDGIVTKDEIPERQKKRFDRIFTRLDKDELTLEDFENFSGKGKAGKKKAKGEGKKPDAEGKKTAKKGPGPGAGRPEGRPDPERMFKRFDGDEDGKLTVDEVPEGFKERFAGMLKRAGKDEDGSINLNEFRRVARPGRGEGDGPGPRRGAGRGARRGRFGGPPRPPAFFTKLDANDDKKLSKEEMTKIFELFDELDKNNDGMLDGPELLGAPGRRGPGGDRPAFGRRGQRPERGRRPQGGEAGRRGRGRMLLERLDEDKDGKVSKEEADERLKRHFERMDKNSDGFLEAQELRFGRPEGGPGGKGGKKGKGKNKDKSPEKSEEKPADSKDGKDA; this is encoded by the coding sequence ATGATGAAAGTGACACTTTTTTCGTGGTTCGCGGTGCTTGGCCTCAGCCTGGGGCTTTCACCGTTAGTCGCCACGGCAGATGATGCAGCAGACGGTCCTAAACCGGCCAATCTGTTTGAGAAGTTGGACAAAAACAGCGATGGCCAAATCGATGCGGATGAAGTCGGAGAGGCGCGGGCCAAGTTCTTTGCACGTTTGGTCCGTGTGGGAGACGAAGACAAAGACGGAAAATTGTCGAAAGACGAATTCGTCAAGGCCACCAAACCCGAACCCAAGCCAACAGCCACTGCTGAGGGTCCCGGCAAAGGCAAAGGTAAGAACAAGAAAAAGGGGGGACGAGATCCCAAAAAATTGTTTGGGCGGCTCGATAAAAACGGTGACGGTATAGTGACCAAAGACGAGATTCCCGAGAGGCAAAAAAAACGCTTTGACCGCATCTTTACACGGTTGGATAAAGACGAGTTGACGCTTGAGGACTTTGAGAATTTTTCCGGTAAAGGCAAAGCGGGCAAGAAAAAAGCCAAGGGCGAAGGTAAAAAGCCCGACGCTGAAGGCAAAAAAACCGCTAAAAAAGGCCCCGGCCCCGGTGCTGGTCGGCCTGAGGGACGACCGGACCCCGAACGTATGTTCAAACGGTTCGATGGCGATGAAGACGGCAAGCTGACCGTCGATGAAGTGCCTGAAGGTTTCAAGGAACGATTCGCGGGCATGCTCAAGCGTGCCGGCAAAGACGAGGATGGCAGCATCAACTTGAATGAGTTCCGCCGCGTCGCCCGACCGGGGCGTGGCGAGGGAGACGGACCGGGACCGCGACGTGGAGCTGGGCGTGGCGCCCGACGCGGACGTTTCGGCGGTCCCCCGCGGCCTCCGGCATTCTTTACGAAATTGGACGCGAACGACGACAAAAAATTGAGCAAGGAAGAGATGACCAAAATCTTTGAATTGTTTGATGAACTAGACAAAAACAATGACGGCATGTTGGATGGGCCTGAATTGCTAGGTGCCCCCGGACGACGTGGCCCGGGCGGAGATCGACCAGCATTCGGACGACGAGGTCAGCGGCCGGAACGAGGACGTCGTCCTCAAGGTGGCGAAGCAGGGCGGCGCGGCAGGGGACGCATGCTTTTGGAACGTCTCGACGAAGACAAAGACGGCAAAGTCTCCAAAGAAGAAGCGGACGAACGCTTGAAGCGGCATTTTGAAAGAATGGATAAAAACTCCGACGGTTTTCTGGAAGCTCAAGAGCTTCGTTTCGGACGACCCGAAGGGGGACCGGGCGGAAAAGGTGGCAAAAAGGGCAAGGGGAAAAACAAAGACAAATCTCCTGAAAAGTCCGAAGAGAAACCCGCCGATTCTAAGGACGGCAAAGACGCTTAG
- a CDS encoding S1C family serine protease gives MQRISHSRLMMLAVVVGAIVGTGARAARCDVIELKSGQTLQGEVLKDAGEQLILDLGVDIVRVPKSRIKTHTSDDKPKQAAPQAVEKNDLYSSAKLPVRSVKDLTQQFGEAVVLITTPGGLGSGFILNDRGYCVTNYHVVEQETRIAATVFHRSGEGEFVRRQINDVKIVALNPFLDLALLQIPVQSDLKFKHVFIAEDDELRGGDPVFAIGNPLGLERSVSQGIVSNRNRNFQGLVFIQTTTEINPGNSGGPLFNMRGEVVGVTNMKLLFGEGLGFAIPVAYLKQFLNNREAFAFNKNNPNTGYRYLDAPRRKTAGGPERKKTTTPKP, from the coding sequence ATGCAGCGGATTTCCCACAGTCGTTTGATGATGCTGGCGGTTGTCGTGGGGGCAATCGTCGGAACCGGTGCCCGCGCGGCACGCTGCGATGTGATTGAGTTGAAGTCGGGGCAAACACTGCAGGGGGAAGTCCTCAAGGATGCCGGCGAACAACTGATTCTTGATCTGGGAGTCGACATTGTGCGGGTACCCAAGTCGCGGATTAAGACCCACACCAGCGATGACAAACCAAAACAAGCCGCGCCGCAGGCGGTCGAGAAGAACGACCTTTACAGCTCCGCCAAACTGCCGGTTCGTTCGGTCAAGGATTTGACGCAACAATTTGGCGAAGCGGTGGTCCTGATCACCACGCCCGGTGGACTCGGCTCGGGATTTATCTTAAACGACCGCGGATATTGCGTCACGAATTACCATGTGGTCGAGCAGGAAACTCGCATCGCCGCGACTGTGTTTCATCGCAGCGGCGAAGGGGAGTTCGTGCGGCGGCAAATCAACGATGTGAAGATTGTGGCGCTGAATCCGTTTTTGGATTTGGCATTGTTGCAAATCCCCGTGCAGTCCGACTTGAAATTCAAGCACGTCTTCATTGCCGAGGATGACGAACTGCGCGGCGGCGATCCGGTCTTTGCCATCGGCAATCCTCTCGGTTTGGAACGTTCGGTTTCTCAAGGGATTGTCAGCAACCGCAATCGCAACTTCCAAGGCTTGGTGTTTATCCAAACCACGACGGAAATCAATCCCGGCAACAGCGGCGGGCCGTTGTTCAATATGCGTGGCGAAGTGGTCGGCGTGACGAACATGAAGCTTTTGTTCGGAGAGGGTTTAGGATTTGCCATCCCGGTCGCCTATTTGAAGCAGTTTTTGAATAACCGCGAAGCCTTTGCGTTCAATAAGAACAATCCCAACACCGGCTATCGCTACCTCGATGCGCCGCGACGCAAAACCGCCGGGGGGCCGGAGCGGAAAAAAACAACGACGCCGAAACCCTAA
- a CDS encoding carbohydrate kinase family protein — translation MAEYRYDCLCVGIVVADHACTPITSLPAAGHLQMADRLQLSTGGCAANVAVDLAKLGLRVAIVGRVGDDVFGGFVSESLTAAGVETQYLMETPDTETSGTLIVNVAGEDRRFVHAFGANAVFDGTEVSDEMLASAPILYLGGYLLMPALTAEAAADLFRRAQAAGVKTVLDVAIAPTAELWERIAAVLPYTDLFFPNEDEARLMTGLENVRDQAERFRAAGARTVVITRGETGTVLASDGEQIEGGVFPVSFVDGTGSGDAFDAGFVLGMLEGRSNAECLRLGSALGASCVRQIGATAGVFTRPELDAFLREHDLPLD, via the coding sequence ATGGCTGAGTACCGATATGACTGTCTTTGCGTCGGGATTGTCGTCGCTGACCATGCCTGCACGCCGATCACGTCGTTGCCTGCGGCAGGTCATCTGCAAATGGCCGATCGGCTGCAACTTTCCACCGGAGGCTGCGCCGCCAATGTGGCGGTCGATTTGGCCAAACTGGGCCTGCGGGTCGCCATTGTGGGACGTGTCGGCGACGATGTCTTCGGAGGTTTTGTTTCCGAGTCACTCACTGCTGCCGGCGTCGAGACGCAGTATCTGATGGAAACGCCCGATACGGAGACCAGTGGCACGCTGATTGTCAACGTCGCCGGAGAGGACCGCCGTTTCGTGCATGCATTCGGCGCCAATGCGGTTTTCGACGGAACCGAGGTGAGCGACGAAATGTTGGCCTCTGCGCCGATTTTGTATCTCGGTGGATATTTGCTGATGCCCGCCCTGACCGCTGAGGCGGCGGCGGATTTGTTTCGTCGCGCGCAAGCGGCGGGGGTGAAAACAGTCTTAGACGTGGCTATCGCTCCCACGGCAGAACTCTGGGAGCGGATTGCCGCCGTCTTGCCGTACACCGATCTGTTTTTCCCCAACGAAGACGAAGCGCGGTTGATGACTGGTTTGGAAAATGTGCGGGATCAAGCCGAGCGATTTCGTGCTGCGGGAGCACGGACGGTCGTGATCACCCGTGGTGAAACGGGTACGGTTTTGGCCAGCGATGGCGAGCAAATCGAAGGGGGCGTGTTTCCGGTCTCGTTTGTCGACGGGACCGGCAGCGGCGATGCCTTTGACGCGGGGTTCGTGTTGGGCATGCTCGAGGGACGCTCCAATGCCGAGTGTTTGCGACTGGGTAGCGCACTGGGAGCAAGTTGCGTCCGCCAAATCGGCGCCACGGCGGGCGTCTTCACGCGTCCGGAGTTGGATGCGTTTTTACGCGAGCACGACTTGCCGCTCGATTGA
- a CDS encoding DUF2062 domain-containing protein has product MSSSKSIPWWSSPRTLLRAILSLDDSAHSIAKGTAIGMFLGLTPTVGIQMVLVMLVSLFVRFNRKAALITVYISNPLTMIPIYWANYKVGTLFFKDTVSHDDFERLLTYHGFSEWLDAIHAVFIDVGMPLLFGSAIVATVGGIITYPIMRWLLRAVGKDKPQDVEKPADPVEAVEPTTNNAVKVVERPVNVPPITKPAETAG; this is encoded by the coding sequence ATGTCCTCTTCTAAGTCAATCCCCTGGTGGAGTAGCCCGCGAACGCTGCTGCGGGCAATTTTATCGTTGGATGACAGTGCGCATTCAATCGCCAAAGGGACTGCGATCGGCATGTTTTTGGGGCTGACCCCCACGGTCGGCATCCAAATGGTGTTGGTGATGCTGGTCAGCCTGTTCGTGCGGTTCAACCGTAAAGCGGCTTTGATCACGGTCTACATTTCCAATCCCCTGACGATGATTCCCATCTATTGGGCGAATTATAAGGTGGGGACGCTGTTCTTTAAGGACACAGTCAGCCACGACGACTTTGAGCGGTTGTTGACCTATCATGGTTTCAGCGAATGGCTGGATGCGATTCATGCGGTCTTTATTGACGTCGGTATGCCGTTGTTGTTCGGCTCGGCGATTGTGGCGACCGTGGGCGGAATCATCACGTATCCCATCATGCGATGGTTGTTGCGTGCCGTCGGCAAGGACAAACCGCAAGACGTTGAGAAGCCGGCCGATCCTGTCGAGGCTGTGGAACCAACCACGAATAATGCGGTGAAGGTCGTTGAACGTCCGGTCAATGTGCCCCCAATAACCAAGCCGGCCGAGACCGCTGGGTAA
- the gmd gene encoding GDP-mannose 4,6-dehydratase — protein MSENRCALITGITGQDGSYLAELLVSKGYEVHGLIRRSSTTTTGRIAHLMDAAPGPGSVELHYGDLSDSIGLNTLILDIEPDEIYNLAAQSHVRVSFDKPLYTMDITGVGALRILEVARQLARRKEVRVYQASSSEMFGAAPDVPQNEFTTFRPQSPYACAKVYAYYQTINYREAYDLYACNGILFNHESPRRGEQFVTRKITRAVGRIMHGFQDKLFLGNLDAKRDWGYAKDYVEAMWLMLQQDEPDDFVIATGESHSIRDCLEIAFDRVNLNWEDYVEIDPRFFRPTDVSFLQGDCSKARESLGWEPSTPFEELIRIMVDADCDLAARERALEDMNANTDPRK, from the coding sequence ATGAGCGAAAATCGCTGTGCACTAATTACGGGGATCACCGGCCAGGACGGGTCCTATTTGGCCGAACTGCTGGTCTCCAAAGGATATGAGGTGCACGGGCTGATCCGCCGCTCCAGTACCACGACCACGGGCCGCATCGCCCATCTGATGGATGCCGCTCCCGGACCGGGGAGCGTCGAATTGCACTACGGCGATCTCTCGGACAGCATCGGGTTGAACACTCTGATCCTCGATATCGAGCCGGACGAAATCTACAACTTGGCTGCGCAAAGCCACGTGCGCGTCTCTTTCGACAAACCGCTCTACACCATGGACATCACCGGCGTGGGAGCATTGCGCATCTTAGAAGTCGCCCGGCAACTCGCTCGCCGTAAGGAAGTCCGAGTCTACCAAGCTTCCTCCAGCGAAATGTTCGGGGCAGCTCCCGATGTTCCGCAAAACGAATTCACCACATTCCGCCCACAAAGCCCCTACGCCTGCGCCAAGGTCTATGCGTATTATCAGACCATCAACTACCGCGAAGCGTATGATCTGTATGCCTGCAACGGAATTTTGTTCAACCACGAATCCCCCCGTCGGGGCGAACAGTTCGTCACCCGCAAAATCACCCGCGCCGTCGGCCGGATCATGCATGGATTTCAAGACAAACTCTTCCTCGGCAACCTCGATGCCAAACGGGATTGGGGTTATGCGAAGGATTACGTGGAAGCCATGTGGCTGATGCTACAACAAGACGAGCCGGATGATTTTGTGATCGCCACCGGCGAGTCGCACAGCATTCGCGACTGCCTGGAAATCGCCTTCGACCGTGTGAATTTGAACTGGGAAGATTACGTCGAAATTGATCCACGCTTTTTCCGCCCCACCGACGTCTCCTTCTTGCAAGGAGATTGCAGCAAAGCTCGCGAATCGTTGGGCTGGGAACCGAGTACGCCGTTCGAAGAATTGATCCGCATCATGGTCGACGCCGACTGCGACCTCGCCGCCCGCGAACGCGCCCTAGAAGACATGAACGCTAACACCGACCCCCGCAAATAG